A genomic region of Enterobacter hormaechei ATCC 49162 contains the following coding sequences:
- the gss gene encoding bifunctional glutathionylspermidine amidase/synthase, whose translation MRKGTLSSDAPFGTLLGYAPGGVAIYSSNYGSLDPRHYPEDAEFRSYIGNEYMGHKWQCVEFARRFLFLNHGFVFTDVGMAWEIFSLRFLREVVNDNILPLQAFANGSKRAPQAGALLIWQKGGEFHETGHVAVITQLLDDRVRIAEQNVIHSPLPMGQQWTRELRLSVEDGCYTLHDTFNDTEILGWMIQTEETEHSIPQPEIDGELLKISGARLKNHRQFDGKWLNENDALQQAYIRANGHVINNDPCQYFTITESAEQELIKATNELHLMYLHATDKVLKDDNLLALFDIPKILWPRLRLSWQWRRHHMITGRMDFCMDERGIKVYEYNADSASCHTEGGLILEEWVKNGYRGTGHNPAEGLLEELTGAWKHSHARPFVHIMQDNDIEEDYHALFIQRSLMQAGFDTKILHGLGALSWDAAGQLIDDEGRHVNCVWKTWAWETAIEQIREVSETEYAAVPIRTGHPQGEVRLIDVLLRPEVLVFEPLWTVIPGNKAILPVLWQLFPNHRYLLDTDFEVNDLLKRTGYAVKPIAGRCGSNIDLIGAQDELLDQSSGKFVDRKNIYQQLWCLPKIDGKYIQVCTFTVGGNYGGTCLRGDDSLVVKKESDIEPLIVVKDK comes from the coding sequence ATGCGTAAAGGAACGTTAAGCAGTGACGCACCCTTCGGGACGTTATTAGGCTATGCGCCGGGTGGCGTGGCGATTTACTCTTCAAATTACGGCAGTCTCGATCCGCGTCACTACCCGGAAGACGCGGAATTCCGCAGCTATATCGGCAACGAATACATGGGCCATAAATGGCAGTGCGTTGAGTTTGCGCGCCGTTTCCTGTTTCTCAATCACGGGTTTGTCTTTACCGACGTCGGGATGGCGTGGGAGATCTTCTCCCTGCGTTTTTTACGCGAAGTGGTGAACGACAATATTCTGCCGCTACAGGCCTTTGCCAATGGTTCTAAACGCGCGCCGCAGGCCGGTGCGCTGCTCATCTGGCAAAAGGGCGGTGAGTTTCATGAGACCGGCCACGTCGCCGTTATCACCCAGTTGCTGGATGACAGAGTGCGCATTGCCGAGCAGAACGTTATTCACTCCCCGCTGCCGATGGGGCAGCAGTGGACGCGCGAGCTGCGTCTGAGTGTGGAGGACGGCTGCTATACCCTTCATGACACCTTCAACGATACCGAGATCCTCGGCTGGATGATCCAGACGGAGGAGACGGAACACAGTATTCCTCAGCCGGAGATCGACGGTGAGCTGCTGAAAATCAGCGGCGCGCGGTTGAAGAACCACCGTCAGTTCGACGGAAAATGGCTCAATGAAAACGATGCCCTGCAACAGGCGTACATTCGCGCCAACGGCCACGTTATCAACAACGATCCCTGCCAGTACTTCACTATTACCGAAAGTGCCGAGCAGGAGCTGATCAAAGCCACCAACGAACTGCACCTGATGTATCTCCACGCGACCGATAAAGTGCTGAAAGACGACAACTTGCTCGCGCTTTTCGACATCCCGAAAATCCTCTGGCCGCGTCTGCGTCTCTCCTGGCAGTGGCGTCGTCACCATATGATCACCGGTCGTATGGATTTCTGTATGGATGAACGCGGCATCAAGGTTTACGAGTACAACGCGGATTCCGCCTCCTGCCATACCGAGGGCGGGCTTATTCTTGAAGAGTGGGTGAAAAACGGCTATCGCGGCACCGGCCACAATCCGGCGGAAGGCTTGCTGGAGGAACTGACCGGCGCATGGAAGCACAGCCACGCGCGGCCGTTCGTGCATATCATGCAGGACAACGATATCGAAGAGGATTACCACGCGCTCTTTATTCAGCGCTCGCTGATGCAGGCCGGGTTTGACACCAAAATCCTGCATGGCCTTGGCGCGCTGAGCTGGGATGCCGCCGGGCAACTGATTGATGATGAAGGCCGTCACGTTAACTGCGTATGGAAAACCTGGGCGTGGGAAACGGCGATTGAGCAGATCCGCGAGGTGAGCGAAACCGAGTATGCCGCCGTGCCTATCCGCACCGGTCATCCGCAAGGCGAAGTGCGCCTGATTGACGTCCTGCTGCGCCCGGAAGTGCTGGTCTTCGAACCGCTGTGGACGGTGATCCCCGGTAATAAGGCGATCCTGCCGGTGCTGTGGCAGCTGTTCCCGAACCACCGCTATCTGCTCGATACCGATTTTGAGGTCAACGATCTGCTCAAACGCACCGGTTATGCCGTTAAACCGATAGCCGGACGCTGCGGGAGCAATATCGACCTGATCGGCGCCCAGGATGAACTGCTGGACCAGTCCAGCGGCAAGTTTGTCGACCGCAAAAATATCTACCAGCAGCTGTGGTGCCTGCCGAAGATTGACGGCAAATACATTCAGGTCTGCACCTTTACCGTGGGCGGGAACTATGGCGGAACCTGTCTGCGCGGGGATGACTCGCTGGTGGTGAAGAAAGAGAGCGATATTGAACCGCTGATTGTGGTGAAGGATAAGTAA
- the pgaD gene encoding poly-beta-1,6-N-acetyl-D-glucosamine biosynthesis protein PgaD, producing the protein MNENTLILTEHRLAPRLFDAVLTLIAWGGFLFFLYARLWMQLTEESDHRWSVIIASFNTVLVYLLIAALNGWLLILWYQYNRRRAHVRRRHPEMLRHDELAQSFNVTPQIMSEMSQYNLLTIYHDQIGRIIDLKISEQHEEDEQ; encoded by the coding sequence ATGAACGAGAATACGTTAATTTTGACTGAGCATCGGCTGGCACCGCGTCTTTTCGATGCCGTATTAACGCTTATAGCCTGGGGAGGATTCCTGTTTTTCCTGTATGCAAGGCTGTGGATGCAGTTGACCGAGGAGAGCGATCACCGCTGGAGCGTGATTATCGCATCCTTCAATACGGTGCTGGTCTATCTGCTGATTGCCGCGTTGAACGGCTGGCTGCTGATCCTGTGGTATCAGTACAATCGCCGCCGAGCGCATGTGAGGCGGCGTCATCCGGAAATGTTGCGCCATGACGAGCTTGCCCAAAGTTTTAACGTCACGCCGCAAATCATGTCCGAGATGAGCCAGTACAACCTGCTGACGATTTACCATGACCAGATTGGCCGGATCATTGATTTGAAGATCAGCGAGCAGCACGAAGAGGATGAACAGTAA
- the pgaC gene encoding poly-beta-1,6-N-acetyl-D-glucosamine synthase, translating into MTDRILAFSILCLVFGLPLGVAALFTGELILDFVFFWPLFMSVLWVTGGLYFWFQLERHWSWDDATPAPALAGEPLISILIPCFNEERNARETISAALDQRYWNVEVIAINDGSSDNTAEVLYQLAQEQPRLRVINLAENQGKAVALKAGAAAARGDLLVCIDGDALLDRDTAAYLVAPLIQYPHVGAVTGNPRIRTRSTLIGRIQVGEFSSIIGLIKRTQRIYGRVFTVSGVIAAFRRQALADVGYWSPDMITEDIDISWKLQLRHWDIFFEPRALCWILMPETLKGLWKQRLRWAQGGAEVFLVNLRKMARWEHHRMWPLFLEYALSTLWAFAYGATVVLFILSHIIPLPANLAVASLFPPAFTGLLLGVMCLLQFLVSLYIERRYERKVAGSLFWVIWFPMVYWMIGLFTTLVAFPKVMLKRKRARARWISPDRGKGSIQ; encoded by the coding sequence ATGACTGACCGCATTCTCGCCTTCTCAATTTTGTGTCTGGTATTCGGGTTGCCGTTAGGCGTAGCCGCGCTGTTTACCGGCGAACTGATTCTGGACTTTGTCTTTTTCTGGCCGCTGTTTATGTCCGTGCTCTGGGTAACCGGCGGCCTCTATTTCTGGTTTCAGCTTGAACGGCACTGGTCGTGGGATGACGCAACCCCCGCCCCCGCCTTAGCCGGTGAGCCGTTAATCTCGATTCTGATTCCCTGCTTCAATGAGGAACGAAACGCACGGGAGACAATTAGCGCCGCGCTGGATCAGCGATACTGGAATGTAGAAGTTATCGCCATCAACGACGGTTCTTCGGATAACACGGCGGAGGTACTGTACCAGCTGGCGCAGGAGCAGCCGCGCCTGCGGGTGATTAACCTCGCGGAGAACCAGGGGAAAGCCGTGGCGCTCAAGGCGGGTGCGGCGGCGGCCCGGGGCGATCTGCTGGTCTGCATTGACGGCGACGCCCTGCTCGACCGTGATACCGCGGCGTATCTGGTGGCACCGCTGATTCAGTATCCCCACGTTGGGGCCGTCACCGGAAATCCGCGTATTCGCACGCGCTCAACGCTGATTGGCCGCATTCAGGTCGGCGAGTTTTCTTCCATTATTGGGCTTATCAAGCGAACGCAGCGGATCTATGGCCGGGTCTTTACCGTCTCCGGCGTCATCGCCGCCTTTCGCCGTCAGGCGCTGGCGGATGTCGGGTACTGGAGCCCGGACATGATCACAGAGGACATCGACATAAGCTGGAAGCTTCAGCTACGCCACTGGGATATCTTTTTTGAGCCGCGGGCGCTGTGCTGGATCCTGATGCCGGAGACGCTAAAGGGGCTATGGAAACAGCGTCTGCGCTGGGCGCAGGGGGGTGCAGAGGTGTTTCTGGTTAACCTGCGTAAGATGGCCCGCTGGGAGCATCATCGCATGTGGCCCCTGTTTCTTGAGTACGCGCTATCAACGCTGTGGGCGTTTGCTTATGGGGCGACTGTGGTGTTGTTCATTCTCAGCCATATTATCCCTCTTCCCGCGAATCTGGCCGTTGCGAGCCTGTTTCCGCCAGCGTTTACCGGGCTGCTGCTGGGCGTGATGTGCCTGCTGCAATTCCTCGTCAGTTTGTATATCGAGCGGCGCTACGAGCGGAAAGTGGCAGGCTCGCTGTTCTGGGTGATCTGGTTCCCGATGGTGTACTGGATGATTGGCCTGTTTACCACCCTCGTGGCATTTCCAAAAGTGATGCTAAAACGTAAACGCGCCCGCGCGCGCTGGATCAGTCCGGACCGGGGAAAAGGGAGCATTCAATGA
- the pgaB gene encoding poly-beta-1,6-N-acetyl-D-glucosamine N-deacetylase PgaB, whose translation MLNTRFSVSLIVIGWLCLSASLCAQPLSFMAPKERPQLEASKPWPENQFLVLAYHDVEDDAADQRYLSVRTSALNEQISWLLHNGYHAISVQDILDAHEGKKALPPKAVLLSFDDGYSSFYTRVWPLLQAWNVPALWAPVGSWVDTAANQNVNFGGLMTPRDRFATWDMVRELSQSPLIEIGSHTWASHYGIPANPQGSREPAIANRFFDKATGHYETDEQFNQRIAADVRKVTDKITRVTGKAPRAWVWPYGAANGTSLAIAQKQGYQLAFTLEDGLGNVRDLGNIPRLLIAGNPSIKAFANTVTRVQEFDPVRVMHVDLDYVYDPDPAQQTKNINKLVQRVYDMKISHVFLQAFSDPRGDGRIGALYFPNRRLPVRADLFNFVAWQLQTRAGVKVFAWMPVLSFDLDPSLPRVQRRDRQTGELTVATEPYIRLSPWDPQVRQQVTEIYEDLARYASFNGILFHDDAVLTDVDDAGQDTTRQKSQLLIGFTRTLSQAVKNIRGPQIKTARNMFALPILQPESEAWFAQNLDDFLSAYDWTVPMAMPLMESVPAEESNAWLTRLVKAVAVRPGALNKTIFELQARDWAQKPQRAVADERLVEWMQVLQLNGIKNYGYYPDDFINNQPDMSRIRPEFSSYWYPDND comes from the coding sequence ATGCTGAATACACGTTTTTCTGTAAGCCTGATCGTCATCGGCTGGCTCTGCCTCAGCGCGAGCCTCTGCGCGCAGCCGCTCTCGTTTATGGCCCCCAAAGAGAGGCCGCAGCTTGAGGCCAGCAAACCCTGGCCGGAGAACCAGTTTCTGGTCCTGGCCTACCACGACGTCGAAGATGATGCCGCCGATCAGCGCTACCTCTCCGTTCGCACCAGCGCGTTAAACGAGCAGATAAGCTGGCTTTTGCACAACGGTTATCACGCTATCAGCGTGCAGGACATTCTGGATGCGCATGAAGGAAAAAAAGCGCTGCCGCCGAAAGCCGTTTTGCTCAGCTTTGATGATGGCTACAGCAGCTTTTACACCCGCGTCTGGCCCCTGCTTCAGGCCTGGAACGTTCCTGCGCTGTGGGCGCCGGTGGGCAGTTGGGTGGATACGGCAGCAAATCAAAACGTTAACTTCGGCGGTCTGATGACCCCCCGCGATCGCTTTGCCACCTGGGATATGGTGCGCGAACTCAGCCAGTCCCCGCTGATTGAGATTGGCTCGCATACCTGGGCCTCGCATTACGGCATACCGGCTAACCCGCAGGGAAGCCGTGAACCCGCCATTGCCAACCGTTTTTTCGATAAGGCGACGGGGCATTACGAAACCGATGAACAGTTCAACCAGCGGATCGCCGCAGACGTACGGAAAGTCACCGATAAAATCACCCGAGTGACGGGAAAAGCGCCGCGTGCCTGGGTGTGGCCCTATGGGGCTGCCAACGGAACGTCGCTCGCTATCGCCCAAAAACAGGGCTATCAGCTGGCCTTTACCCTGGAAGACGGGCTGGGAAACGTGCGCGACCTCGGCAATATCCCGCGCCTGCTGATTGCCGGGAATCCATCGATAAAAGCCTTTGCCAACACGGTTACCCGCGTTCAGGAGTTTGACCCGGTGCGCGTTATGCATGTTGATCTTGATTACGTCTACGATCCCGATCCGGCCCAGCAGACGAAAAACATCAACAAACTCGTGCAGCGGGTCTACGACATGAAAATCAGCCATGTGTTTCTCCAGGCGTTTTCGGATCCGCGGGGCGACGGCAGGATCGGCGCGCTCTATTTCCCCAACCGTCGGCTTCCGGTCCGGGCCGATCTCTTTAATTTTGTCGCCTGGCAGCTACAAACCCGCGCGGGAGTGAAAGTCTTCGCGTGGATGCCGGTCCTCTCGTTCGATCTCGATCCTTCCCTGCCGCGCGTGCAGCGCCGGGATCGTCAAACAGGAGAGCTGACCGTGGCCACCGAGCCTTATATCAGGCTCTCTCCATGGGATCCGCAGGTTCGCCAGCAGGTGACGGAAATCTATGAAGATCTGGCCCGCTATGCCAGCTTCAATGGGATCTTATTTCATGACGACGCGGTGCTGACGGACGTTGACGATGCCGGACAGGACACGACCCGACAGAAGAGCCAGCTGCTTATCGGTTTTACCCGCACCCTGAGCCAGGCTGTGAAAAACATCCGTGGTCCGCAGATCAAAACCGCGCGGAACATGTTCGCGTTGCCCATTCTCCAGCCGGAAAGCGAGGCGTGGTTTGCACAAAATCTGGATGATTTTCTGTCGGCCTACGACTGGACGGTGCCGATGGCAATGCCGCTGATGGAGTCCGTCCCGGCAGAAGAGAGCAATGCCTGGCTGACGCGTTTAGTCAAAGCCGTCGCCGTACGCCCCGGCGCGCTGAATAAAACAATTTTTGAGCTTCAGGCCAGGGACTGGGCGCAGAAACCGCAGCGTGCCGTAGCCGATGAACGTCTGGTGGAGTGGATGCAGGTGCTCCAGCTGAACGGCATCAAAAATTACGGTTATTACCCCGACGACTTCATCAATAACCAACCTGATATGTCGCGTATCAGGCCTGAATTTTCTTCGTACTGGTATCCTGACAATGACTGA
- the pgaA gene encoding poly-beta-1,6 N-acetyl-D-glucosamine export porin PgaA → MERSLRFTTLFFYRTTILLFLLLLFPVLVWAGESVYEHQIQQARNGNYALFLDYLQRYEQQHALTPEQVADWLQVASWAGRDDEVIRVWQRYGIYMPLPARAIAAVAQSRRNQKAWPSALSLWKEAQSLAPDNDDYRIGYVKTLADARRDRLALSEARQLVKDDPSPAHLEALSYVWMRQGKNADRLLADMRALNAAPGNNALLRETIEALTDNRVSTPALWLSQSAAMSAAERRRLERNAAAERVRLADVPGRTEKARLRLAQNALDRYHALLSRWQNEPQAAEDVILARIDRLGALYAHGDYQQVISEYQALTAAQHPVPDWAIGWVISACLQEKNTAAAFSLVQRYPQYAADPQDEEHALFYAWLDTGQYQSAHEYVERETRSVPWIRYDFGSPTPQPNDRWLTGQTLKLNYLLATNALPEAEELSYRLASTAPGNQGLQIDYATLLQARGLPRAAEKKLKMAEALEPSSTELEQQQAYVAMDLQAWREMDLLTDDVLARAPVDRSVQRLDRIRNVHHMSELRLNAGKGLHSDNPVSGSHDFTWDATLYGPPVADNWRLFAGTRFAQGRFDEGKGTSRHLSGGVEWRPRDLTLEAELSSNRYHGTNRPGARLSTIYSLNDNWQVSGSLERLSRTTPLRALRNGISANRGEGGVRWYQNERREYQFNAAVSRFSDHNRRQEYTLAGKERLWQTPTLTLDLEPGIAASKNSLRDTLYYNPARDLSVTAALSADHEMYRHYDTRWSQQFVAGGGSYWQKNQSTGVITLMGYGQRLQWNNVVDTGVMLNWDKRPYDGKRESNLSVTLDATLRF, encoded by the coding sequence AACATGCTTTAACGCCCGAACAGGTTGCGGACTGGTTACAGGTAGCCTCCTGGGCAGGACGCGATGACGAGGTTATTCGGGTCTGGCAGCGTTATGGTATTTATATGCCACTGCCCGCACGCGCCATTGCTGCTGTCGCGCAGTCCAGAAGAAACCAAAAAGCCTGGCCATCCGCCTTATCGCTGTGGAAAGAGGCGCAAAGCCTTGCGCCGGATAACGACGATTACCGCATCGGCTATGTTAAAACCCTGGCCGATGCCCGCAGAGATCGCCTCGCGCTTTCGGAAGCCCGGCAACTGGTTAAGGACGATCCTTCCCCCGCGCACCTTGAGGCGCTCTCCTATGTCTGGATGCGCCAGGGAAAAAACGCGGATCGGCTGCTGGCGGACATGCGCGCGCTGAACGCCGCACCAGGGAATAATGCCCTTCTTCGCGAGACGATCGAGGCGTTAACGGATAACCGGGTAAGCACGCCCGCGCTCTGGCTGTCGCAAAGCGCGGCGATGTCTGCCGCGGAGCGTCGCCGCCTCGAGCGTAATGCGGCGGCTGAAAGGGTACGCCTGGCGGATGTGCCTGGCAGAACAGAGAAAGCGCGCCTGCGGCTGGCACAAAACGCATTAGATCGCTATCACGCCCTGCTTTCCCGCTGGCAAAACGAACCGCAGGCGGCTGAAGACGTCATCCTTGCCCGTATCGACAGGCTTGGTGCGCTGTATGCGCATGGTGATTACCAACAGGTCATTAGCGAATATCAGGCGCTGACGGCCGCACAGCATCCGGTGCCGGACTGGGCCATCGGCTGGGTGATCTCCGCCTGTTTGCAGGAGAAAAACACCGCCGCCGCCTTCTCGCTTGTGCAACGTTATCCGCAATACGCCGCCGATCCGCAGGACGAGGAGCATGCGCTTTTCTATGCCTGGCTGGATACGGGGCAGTATCAGTCTGCCCACGAGTATGTTGAGCGCGAGACCCGCAGCGTTCCCTGGATCCGCTACGATTTCGGATCTCCAACCCCTCAGCCGAACGATCGGTGGCTCACCGGGCAGACCCTCAAACTTAACTATTTGCTGGCGACCAACGCCCTGCCGGAAGCCGAAGAGCTGTCGTATCGTCTGGCGTCAACGGCGCCGGGCAATCAGGGATTACAGATCGACTATGCCACCCTGCTTCAGGCCAGGGGACTGCCGCGCGCGGCTGAAAAAAAACTGAAAATGGCGGAGGCGCTGGAACCCTCCAGTACAGAACTTGAGCAGCAGCAGGCTTACGTCGCGATGGATTTACAGGCGTGGCGGGAGATGGATTTACTTACCGATGATGTGCTCGCTCGCGCCCCGGTCGATCGCAGCGTCCAGCGCCTGGACAGGATCAGAAACGTCCATCATATGTCCGAACTGCGCCTCAACGCGGGCAAGGGATTGCACTCCGATAACCCAGTCAGCGGTTCACACGATTTCACCTGGGACGCCACGCTCTACGGCCCGCCCGTCGCGGATAACTGGCGATTATTTGCAGGCACCCGCTTTGCGCAGGGGCGTTTCGACGAAGGTAAAGGCACCAGCCGTCACCTGTCAGGCGGGGTTGAGTGGCGGCCCCGTGACCTCACGCTCGAAGCCGAACTCTCCAGTAATCGCTATCACGGTACAAACAGGCCGGGTGCACGACTCTCAACGATTTACAGCCTGAATGATAACTGGCAGGTCAGCGGTAGCCTCGAACGCTTGTCCCGCACCACGCCCTTACGCGCATTACGCAATGGAATTAGCGCCAACCGGGGCGAAGGTGGGGTGCGCTGGTATCAAAACGAACGACGTGAATATCAGTTTAACGCCGCCGTCAGCCGCTTCTCAGACCATAACCGCCGTCAGGAATACACCCTTGCGGGGAAAGAGCGTCTCTGGCAGACCCCGACCCTGACGCTGGATCTCGAACCGGGGATCGCCGCCAGTAAAAACAGCCTGCGGGATACGCTCTATTACAACCCGGCCCGGGATCTGTCCGTGACGGCTGCCCTGTCCGCCGATCATGAGATGTACCGCCACTACGATACCCGCTGGAGCCAGCAGTTCGTGGCAGGCGGCGGCAGCTACTGGCAGAAAAATCAGTCCACGGGTGTCATCACCCTGATGGGTTACGGGCAACGCCTCCAGTGGAACAACGTTGTCGATACTGGCGTGATGCTGAACTGGGATAAGCGCCCTTACGACGGCAAACGGGAGAGCAATCTCTCCGTCACGTTAGATGCGACTTTACGCTTTTAA